From the Gallaecimonas kandeliae genome, one window contains:
- a CDS encoding 6-hydroxymethylpterin diphosphokinase MptE-like protein, with the protein MSDTLPLIEETIRDLEEKISHLKGIVDRQQENSTSYEKVADRLCLLGCDDDYLLGHYHRNMAILEHYFPDVHQAMLDYQPVRYHIDIVDGLPNLRDIESGALVYPQAAFTTALCQYEEYCLAPKLSSSRIQYTDENPMGFMHVEFLNQLVTASDKFVDDNVGGERLPKDIGMLLIFGMGLGFHVELFATNHDIHHLYIIEPDLDIFYASLFTTAWFHILPLIDARGGTLQLNLGIEAEEFFEAHLNDSTIRGRYNIISTYGFVHYQTKAIAELLEHYKHRYYELSMGWGFYDDAVMSIAHQGHNLHGDIPFVKIAGKTDGKLRNVPVFICGNGPSLDRHADFIRQHQDKAIVISCGTSLRALKKYGIKPDFHCEQERTYPIAGLLDDIKDPEFLRERVLLAPGTVHPEVFKKFRKAIMAPKHGEPATDALESIPGFTDRFEAALHINPTVANTAVYMAHALGFRTLYLFGVDLGHQRSGNHHSVHSVYYKANGDDRGIYQETDDYVVPGNFGGEVITNAFFNLSRICIERLLKRRPELMCFNLGEGALIRGAIPCHQEDVLLADNLDKAGVLDFAASFNVDGEGARRFEKPYWEYLSPQWVEPLCEALLAILEPDVTSRRAGSLQMESVMERLRDEIRAGRPYLNSLFEGSMLYYHAVLVRVLYTPTEDQRCVAAYNELKQIYLDYIRAIPGHYKAHYQRPNSLSLEEGYNDWLVTDEGEAS; encoded by the coding sequence ATGTCCGACACTTTGCCATTGATTGAAGAGACGATCCGCGACCTGGAAGAGAAAATCAGCCATCTCAAGGGGATTGTCGACAGGCAGCAGGAGAATTCGACCAGCTACGAGAAGGTCGCCGACAGGCTCTGCCTGCTTGGCTGTGACGACGACTACCTGCTGGGCCATTACCATCGCAACATGGCCATCCTTGAACACTATTTCCCCGATGTTCACCAGGCGATGTTGGATTACCAGCCTGTTCGTTACCATATCGACATCGTCGACGGCCTGCCCAACCTTAGGGATATCGAGTCCGGGGCCCTGGTCTATCCCCAGGCGGCCTTCACCACAGCCCTGTGCCAGTACGAGGAGTATTGCCTCGCCCCCAAACTGTCCAGCTCGCGGATCCAGTACACCGACGAAAACCCCATGGGCTTCATGCATGTGGAGTTTCTGAACCAGTTGGTGACCGCCTCCGACAAGTTCGTCGACGACAATGTCGGCGGTGAACGCCTGCCCAAGGATATCGGCATGTTGCTGATCTTCGGCATGGGGTTGGGCTTTCACGTGGAGTTGTTCGCCACCAACCACGACATCCACCACCTCTATATCATCGAGCCGGATCTGGACATCTTCTATGCCAGCCTCTTCACCACTGCCTGGTTCCATATACTGCCGCTGATCGATGCCCGGGGCGGAACGCTGCAGCTCAACCTGGGGATAGAGGCCGAAGAGTTCTTCGAAGCCCATCTCAACGACAGCACCATCCGGGGTCGCTACAACATCATCTCCACCTATGGCTTTGTCCATTACCAGACCAAGGCCATCGCCGAACTGCTGGAACATTACAAGCACCGCTATTACGAGTTGAGCATGGGCTGGGGCTTTTATGATGACGCCGTCATGTCCATAGCCCACCAGGGACACAACCTCCACGGCGACATTCCTTTCGTCAAGATAGCCGGTAAGACCGATGGCAAGCTCAGGAACGTCCCTGTGTTCATCTGCGGTAACGGTCCTTCCCTGGACCGCCATGCCGACTTCATCCGCCAGCATCAGGACAAGGCCATCGTCATCTCCTGCGGTACCTCTCTGCGCGCCCTGAAAAAGTACGGCATCAAGCCGGACTTCCACTGCGAGCAGGAAAGGACCTATCCCATCGCCGGCCTGCTGGATGATATCAAGGACCCGGAGTTCCTGCGGGAGCGCGTCCTGCTGGCCCCCGGCACAGTGCATCCCGAGGTGTTCAAGAAGTTCCGCAAGGCGATAATGGCGCCCAAGCACGGCGAGCCGGCTACCGATGCCCTGGAGAGCATTCCTGGCTTCACCGATCGGTTCGAGGCCGCCCTGCATATCAACCCGACGGTGGCCAATACCGCCGTATACATGGCCCATGCCCTGGGTTTCAGGACCCTCTACCTGTTCGGTGTCGACCTTGGCCACCAGCGCTCAGGCAACCACCACTCGGTGCACAGCGTCTATTACAAGGCCAACGGCGACGACCGCGGTATCTACCAGGAGACCGACGACTACGTGGTGCCGGGGAACTTCGGCGGCGAGGTGATCACCAACGCCTTTTTCAACCTGTCGCGCATCTGTATCGAACGGCTGCTCAAGCGCCGCCCGGAGTTGATGTGCTTCAACCTCGGCGAGGGGGCCTTGATCCGCGGCGCCATCCCTTGCCATCAAGAGGATGTGCTGCTGGCTGACAACCTCGACAAGGCCGGAGTGTTGGATTTTGCTGCTAGCTTCAACGTCGATGGCGAGGGCGCGCGGCGCTTCGAAAAGCCCTACTGGGAGTACCTGTCTCCGCAATGGGTGGAGCCCCTGTGCGAGGCCTTGTTGGCTATCCTCGAGCCAGACGTGACGAGCCGCAGGGCCGGCTCGCTGCAGATGGAAAGCGTGATGGAGCGCCTGCGGGACGAGATCCGCGCCGGGCGCCCCTATCTGAACTCGCTGTTCGAAGGCAGCATGCTCTACTACCATGCGGTGCTGGTGCGGGTGCTCTACACGCCCACCGAGGATCAGCGCTGCGTGGCCGCCTATAACGAACTCAAGCAGATCTACCTGGACTATATTAGGGCCATTCCCGGCCACTACAAGGCCCATTACCAGCGTCCCAACAGCCTGTCACTGGAGGAGGGATATAACGACTGGCTGGTGACCGACGAAGGGGAAGCCTCCTGA
- a CDS encoding class I SAM-dependent methyltransferase — protein sequence MANVFENLYQAKGLQSQRRYPNDALIGFLAGRFFRLPAAERSQVKVLELGCGSGANLWMVAREGFDAYGLDYAPSGLALCRQVLDDWGVSARLDQGDMTALPYENASFDAIFDVVSMQHLTLAQHAQVLAEVKRCLKPGGHFFSYHLGQGSSAFAAEVPRLDGVTLTEVPAGYPLASNGQTAFLSADGYALLAAQAGLVDIAVDKVVRSYGQQAQQVEYLVLTASKG from the coding sequence ATGGCCAATGTGTTTGAGAACCTTTACCAGGCCAAAGGCCTGCAGTCCCAGCGCCGTTATCCCAACGACGCCCTGATCGGTTTTTTGGCTGGTCGTTTTTTCCGGCTGCCGGCTGCTGAACGTAGCCAGGTGAAGGTGCTGGAGCTGGGCTGTGGCTCTGGCGCCAACCTTTGGATGGTCGCCCGGGAAGGTTTCGATGCCTACGGCTTGGACTACGCACCCTCCGGTTTGGCCCTTTGTCGCCAGGTGCTCGATGATTGGGGGGTGTCGGCCAGGTTGGATCAGGGGGACATGACGGCGCTGCCCTATGAAAACGCCAGCTTCGATGCCATCTTCGATGTGGTGTCGATGCAGCACCTGACCCTGGCCCAACACGCCCAGGTCTTGGCGGAAGTAAAGCGCTGCCTCAAGCCCGGCGGCCATTTCTTCTCCTACCATCTGGGCCAGGGTTCCAGCGCCTTCGCCGCCGAGGTACCGCGCCTGGATGGGGTGACCCTGACCGAGGTTCCCGCCGGCTATCCCCTGGCGAGCAACGGCCAAACCGCTTTCCTCAGCGCCGACGGGTATGCCCTGCTGGCGGCACAGGCTGGCCTAGTGGATATCGCCGTTGACAAGGTCGTCCGCAGTTATGGCCAGCAGGCCCAGCAGGTGGAATACCTGGTGCTGACGGCCAGCAAGGGCTGA
- a CDS encoding GNAT family N-acetyltransferase, whose protein sequence is MELIPLTEDHWPALRAWPACSSLWSSGHRLYYRHYFQRPFIEHSQAVLHQGQLAGVLLATMDDGALGYFGGSARLLLAPGLAPARRQEAERLLTKAFLILMAQARTVDYQQPAADPDPIATALLDAGAKPRLQFEQGIVLSDEGALWAGVRKSYRQAIRWGQQHLATRLVDATSLAEGDMERFRLFHEQVAGRATRSKLSWQAQQQLIAADEAFAIFADLDGQLVAASLFLCGAASAYYGVGVYDRERFSQPISHYPLYLGLQQAMARGCQTMDMGPIAFAGEGDAKLAQIGLFKRGFGGELQPWLCLALAR, encoded by the coding sequence GTGGAACTGATCCCCCTGACCGAGGACCATTGGCCGGCACTGCGGGCCTGGCCGGCCTGCTCGTCACTCTGGTCGTCGGGGCATCGCCTCTACTATCGCCATTATTTCCAGCGCCCCTTCATCGAACACAGCCAGGCAGTGCTGCACCAGGGCCAACTGGCCGGGGTCTTGCTGGCGACAATGGACGACGGCGCCCTTGGCTACTTCGGCGGTAGTGCCCGGTTGCTGTTGGCCCCGGGGTTGGCTCCTGCCCGGCGTCAAGAGGCTGAGCGGCTGCTGACCAAGGCCTTCCTGATACTGATGGCACAGGCCAGGACAGTGGATTACCAGCAGCCGGCAGCGGATCCGGATCCCATCGCTACGGCGCTGCTCGATGCCGGCGCCAAGCCCCGGCTGCAGTTCGAACAAGGCATAGTCCTCAGCGACGAAGGGGCGCTCTGGGCCGGGGTGCGCAAGAGCTACCGCCAGGCCATCCGCTGGGGGCAGCAACACCTGGCGACACGGCTGGTGGATGCGACCAGCCTCGCCGAAGGCGATATGGAGCGCTTTCGCCTCTTCCACGAGCAAGTCGCCGGGCGCGCCACCCGTTCCAAGCTGTCCTGGCAGGCCCAGCAGCAGCTGATCGCGGCGGATGAGGCCTTTGCCATCTTCGCCGACCTCGACGGCCAATTGGTGGCCGCCTCCCTGTTCCTTTGTGGTGCCGCCAGCGCTTACTACGGGGTCGGTGTTTACGACAGGGAACGGTTCAGCCAGCCCATTTCCCACTATCCTCTGTACCTGGGGCTGCAGCAGGCCATGGCCCGTGGCTGCCAGACCATGGACATGGGGCCCATCGCCTTTGCCGGCGAAGGTGACGCCAAGCTGGCGCAGATAGGGCTGTTCAAACGCGGCTTCGGCGGAGAGTTGCAGCCTTGGCTTTGCCTGGCACTGGCCCGCTGA
- a CDS encoding motility associated factor glycosyltransferase family protein, with product MSEYIDANLAVIAQRWPGLMASLSQASPLPLEEVQLAEGLDSTLLVKGIQLTSRHDRTREARTQADNLAADAPRAHLYGTGLGDLQQVLLARTALERLDVYILNESLFLLVLQLLDQRQWLADPRVVLHQAADSPEIQLPFLVNPAELVLVSDANAKIRDRLISELDQPFNNRRFLADAPARLARIEANSPFFAKDQDVRVLFGTAPGREVLVVATGPSLERHYGYLRQRRQQQDGPLLIAVDTALKPLQANGIRPDLVVTLDYGITEAELPCQDSAGIGLVYFPTTNSELLAAWQGPRYLAFTTSPFFERLRRELDRGLLNNAGSVIHPALDLAVQMGGKEVVLFGADFAFPGDKSHAGWQNGELGLAPGQSVEWTLDGYGNRVKTLRNFRSYLCGVERYIAKHPQVAFYNSSKAGALIQGAHFHPELVTS from the coding sequence ATGAGTGAATATATCGATGCCAACCTGGCGGTGATCGCCCAGCGCTGGCCCGGCCTGATGGCCAGCCTGAGCCAGGCCTCGCCTCTGCCCCTGGAAGAGGTACAGCTGGCTGAGGGCTTGGACAGCACCTTGCTGGTCAAGGGCATACAGCTGACCAGCCGCCACGACCGCACCCGAGAGGCTAGAACACAGGCCGACAACCTGGCGGCCGATGCTCCCAGGGCACACCTGTACGGCACCGGCCTTGGCGACCTGCAGCAGGTTCTGCTGGCCCGGACGGCGCTGGAGCGCCTGGACGTCTACATCCTCAACGAGTCGCTGTTCCTGTTGGTGCTGCAACTCCTTGATCAGCGCCAGTGGCTGGCCGACCCTCGTGTGGTGCTGCACCAGGCCGCCGACAGCCCGGAGATCCAGTTGCCCTTCCTGGTCAACCCTGCCGAACTGGTGCTGGTCAGCGATGCCAACGCCAAGATCCGCGACCGCCTGATCAGCGAGCTGGACCAGCCTTTCAACAACAGGCGTTTCCTGGCCGATGCCCCGGCGCGCCTGGCGCGCATCGAGGCCAACAGTCCCTTCTTTGCCAAGGACCAGGACGTGCGGGTGCTCTTTGGCACTGCTCCCGGCCGGGAAGTGCTGGTGGTGGCGACAGGGCCTTCCCTGGAGCGGCATTACGGCTATCTGCGCCAGCGCCGCCAGCAACAGGACGGTCCACTGCTGATCGCCGTGGACACGGCCCTAAAGCCGCTGCAGGCCAATGGCATCAGACCGGATCTGGTGGTGACCCTGGATTACGGCATCACCGAAGCTGAGTTACCTTGCCAGGACAGTGCCGGCATAGGCCTGGTCTATTTCCCTACCACCAACAGCGAGCTGCTGGCCGCCTGGCAGGGGCCCCGTTACCTGGCTTTTACCACCAGCCCCTTCTTCGAAAGGCTGCGCCGGGAATTGGACAGGGGCCTGCTCAACAACGCCGGCTCTGTGATCCACCCGGCCCTGGATCTGGCCGTTCAGATGGGGGGCAAGGAAGTGGTGCTGTTCGGCGCAGATTTCGCCTTTCCTGGCGACAAGAGCCATGCCGGTTGGCAGAACGGCGAACTGGGGCTGGCCCCGGGCCAGAGCGTCGAGTGGACCCTGGACGGCTACGGTAACAGGGTCAAGACGTTGCGCAATTTTCGCAGCTACCTGTGCGGGGTGGAGCGCTATATCGCCAAGCACCCCCAGGTGGCCTTCTACAACAGCTCCAAGGCCGGCGCCCTGATCCAGGGGGCCCACTTTCACCCCGAATTGGTGACATCATGA
- the pseI gene encoding pseudaminic acid synthase → MTSTFRIWDHLIGPGQPPFVIAELSCNHSGSLDKALAHIDAAADAGVQAIKLQTYTADTMTLDLDLPDFRIQGGLWDGYSLYELYEKAYTPWDWHSALFARARQHGLVIFSSPFDETAVDFLESLDVPAYKVASFEATDLPLVAKMASTGKPLIISTGMSNFEEIAETLACARDNGARDIALLHCISSYPTPLKDANLKRMQALAERFKVVVGLSDHSLGTLAASAAVALGASIVEKHFILSRDDDSPDAAFSLEPAELAQLARDCRDTWEALGSGEDKRSEGEKANLRFRRSLYFVADLPAGTEIRPEHLRRIRPGFGLAPKHQDAVIGRRTRQAVTAGTAVAWELLD, encoded by the coding sequence ATGACCAGCACTTTTCGTATATGGGACCATCTGATCGGCCCTGGCCAGCCACCATTCGTTATCGCCGAACTATCCTGCAACCACAGCGGTTCCCTGGACAAGGCCCTGGCCCACATCGACGCCGCCGCCGACGCCGGGGTACAGGCCATCAAGTTGCAGACCTACACGGCCGACACCATGACCCTGGATCTGGACCTGCCGGATTTTCGTATCCAGGGCGGGCTCTGGGACGGCTACAGCCTCTACGAGCTCTACGAAAAGGCGTATACGCCCTGGGATTGGCACTCGGCCCTCTTCGCTCGGGCCCGCCAGCATGGCCTGGTGATCTTTTCCTCCCCCTTCGATGAGACGGCGGTGGATTTCCTGGAGTCCCTGGACGTACCCGCTTACAAGGTTGCCTCCTTCGAAGCCACGGATCTGCCCTTGGTGGCCAAGATGGCCAGCACCGGCAAGCCGCTGATCATCTCCACCGGCATGAGCAACTTCGAGGAGATAGCCGAGACCCTGGCCTGTGCCCGGGACAACGGCGCCCGCGACATCGCCCTGCTGCACTGCATCAGCTCTTACCCCACTCCCCTCAAGGACGCCAACCTCAAGCGCATGCAGGCCTTGGCCGAGCGTTTCAAGGTGGTGGTGGGATTGTCCGATCACAGCCTCGGCACCCTGGCAGCCAGTGCCGCCGTCGCGCTGGGGGCCAGTATTGTCGAGAAGCATTTCATCCTCTCCAGGGACGACGACAGCCCGGACGCGGCCTTTTCCCTGGAGCCGGCCGAGCTGGCGCAACTGGCCCGTGACTGCCGCGACACCTGGGAAGCCCTCGGCAGCGGCGAGGACAAACGCAGCGAAGGGGAAAAGGCCAACCTGCGCTTTCGCCGCTCCCTCTATTTCGTCGCCGATCTCCCCGCCGGCACCGAGATAAGGCCTGAACACCTGCGCCGTATCCGCCCCGGTTTCGGCTTGGCTCCCAAACACCAGGATGCGGTCATAGGCCGGCGCACCCGCCAGGCGGTAACCGCCGGCACAGCCGTCGCCTGGGAACTGCTGGACTGA
- a CDS encoding formyltransferase family protein yields MPYDISLLCTDKTHPVLQELQQWAEQSTHHVQVYTDKKELPGGDVLFLVSCSQLINDLDRQRYRQCLTLHASALPEGRGWSPHIWQLLEGKSTLVVSLISAADPVDSGDIWLQEDLVFEGHELCDEINQSLFAAELKLMDRFLALWPTLKPQPQQGKGSYYRKRTPQDSRLDPKLSLASQFDLLRVADPVRYPAFFEWRGHRYRIYLEKET; encoded by the coding sequence ATGCCATATGACATCAGCCTTCTCTGCACTGATAAAACACACCCCGTACTGCAAGAACTGCAACAATGGGCGGAACAGAGCACACACCACGTCCAAGTCTACACAGACAAAAAGGAGTTACCTGGAGGGGATGTGCTGTTCTTAGTATCTTGCAGCCAGTTAATTAATGATCTAGACAGACAGCGCTACCGCCAGTGCCTAACATTGCATGCCTCAGCCTTGCCTGAAGGCAGAGGCTGGAGTCCCCATATATGGCAATTACTCGAAGGCAAATCAACGCTGGTTGTTAGCCTGATTAGCGCCGCCGATCCTGTCGACTCTGGAGATATCTGGCTGCAGGAGGACCTCGTTTTCGAAGGTCATGAGTTGTGTGACGAGATTAACCAAAGCCTATTTGCCGCCGAATTGAAGCTGATGGACCGTTTTCTCGCCCTTTGGCCGACACTAAAACCACAGCCGCAGCAAGGCAAAGGTAGTTATTATCGAAAACGCACTCCTCAAGATAGCCGTCTTGATCCCAAGCTAAGCCTTGCCAGCCAATTCGATCTGTTGAGGGTCGCCGATCCTGTACGCTATCCCGCCTTTTTTGAATGGAGGGGACATAGGTACCGAATCTATTTGGAGAAAGAAACATGA
- the pseG gene encoding UDP-2,4-diacetamido-2,4,6-trideoxy-beta-L-altropyranose hydrolase has product MRCLALAQHLTMLGHRCTFYVAATEGNLAEWIQSQGIPLVLLPQSPAPISSNPANEAWLSCSLEQEIARFQKALGQHRLDWLVLDHYGLDKTWIEATRSLYRHILAIDDLADRSLPCDGVLNPSASSDDYQSLLKPSTAKLLGGEFALLRSEFSQYRELSLTRPRQQLQRLLLNLGGADNDNLTLALAEILEHALPPQIRLDILTGPTYRHGASLAPLLARKSNWCHWHAQASVAPLLCDIDLAIGAAGSSAWERCCLGIPSLMMIQADNQIAICHYLEAAGAAMIFSPPTLETQLSKAVQILPSMASQAATLVDGRGCARVSQWMEQRHAI; this is encoded by the coding sequence ATGCGTTGCTTGGCTTTGGCTCAGCATTTGACCATGCTCGGCCACCGCTGCACCTTCTATGTCGCCGCAACAGAAGGTAATTTAGCCGAATGGATACAGAGCCAAGGCATACCTCTGGTACTCCTCCCTCAAAGCCCTGCCCCTATTTCTTCCAATCCGGCAAATGAGGCATGGTTAAGCTGCAGCCTTGAGCAAGAGATTGCACGTTTTCAAAAGGCACTGGGGCAGCACCGTCTGGACTGGCTGGTGTTAGATCATTACGGGCTGGATAAAACATGGATAGAAGCCACCCGTTCCTTGTACCGTCACATTCTAGCCATAGACGATCTGGCTGACCGTTCCCTGCCCTGCGATGGCGTGCTGAATCCCAGTGCGAGCTCCGACGACTACCAATCCTTGCTCAAGCCATCGACTGCAAAATTACTGGGTGGAGAGTTTGCCCTGTTACGCAGCGAATTTTCCCAATACCGAGAACTATCCCTAACCAGACCACGCCAACAGCTCCAACGACTGTTGCTGAATCTTGGGGGGGCCGACAACGATAATCTGACTCTGGCCCTAGCGGAGATACTTGAACATGCCCTCCCCCCACAAATTCGTCTTGATATCCTGACTGGCCCAACCTACCGCCATGGAGCCAGTCTAGCCCCCTTGCTGGCCCGGAAAAGTAATTGGTGTCACTGGCACGCCCAAGCCTCAGTGGCACCATTGTTGTGTGACATCGATCTAGCGATAGGGGCTGCGGGTAGTAGCGCTTGGGAAAGGTGCTGTTTAGGCATACCCAGTTTAATGATGATTCAAGCCGATAACCAGATTGCAATCTGTCATTACCTGGAGGCAGCGGGGGCCGCAATGATTTTTTCACCACCGACATTGGAAACACAATTGTCCAAGGCCGTACAAATACTGCCCAGCATGGCCAGTCAAGCAGCTACCTTAGTAGATGGACGGGGTTGTGCACGGGTGAGTCAATGGATGGAACAACGTCATGCCATATGA
- a CDS encoding aminotransferase class III-fold pyridoxal phosphate-dependent enzyme — translation MRSFHESQAWLTRAEQSIPLGTQTFSKSRLALPQGVAPLFLKKGLGCQVWDLDGNQYTDFISSLLCISLGYADPEVNQAVVEQLAEGSILSLPHPLEAEVAEELVRLIPCADQVRFGKNGTDATSAAIRLARAHTGRERVAVCGYHGWQDWYIGATSRDLGVPKAVKALTHPFTYNDLDSLKALLDAHPGEFAAVILEPMNVQYPKAGFLEGVAELSRRHGALLVFDETITGFRFHLGGAQALFGVTPDLATFGKGMANGFPLSAIVGKAEVMARMHDIFFSGTFGGETLSLAAAKATIGKLERLDGPARLASLGQRLLDGLEGLIAEHRLEGLVSTSGHPSWSFLHLTPKRYSVLELKSLLLQELIERGFLTLGTHNLNLCHTEADIDALLAAYAEVLPLLAEVEAKGTLERHFRGQFLEPVFKVR, via the coding sequence ATGCGTAGTTTTCATGAGTCCCAGGCCTGGTTGACCCGGGCCGAGCAGAGCATCCCCCTGGGTACCCAGACCTTCTCCAAAAGCCGCCTGGCCCTGCCCCAGGGCGTGGCACCGCTGTTCCTGAAAAAGGGCCTGGGCTGCCAGGTCTGGGATCTGGACGGCAACCAGTACACCGACTTCATCTCCAGCCTGCTCTGTATCAGCCTGGGTTATGCCGACCCCGAGGTAAACCAAGCCGTGGTGGAGCAACTGGCCGAAGGCAGCATCCTTTCTTTGCCCCATCCCCTGGAAGCGGAGGTGGCTGAAGAACTGGTGAGGCTGATCCCCTGCGCCGACCAGGTGCGTTTTGGCAAGAACGGCACCGACGCCACCTCTGCCGCCATCCGCCTGGCCCGGGCCCATACCGGCCGCGAGCGGGTAGCGGTGTGCGGTTATCATGGCTGGCAGGACTGGTACATCGGCGCCACCAGCCGCGACCTCGGGGTGCCCAAGGCGGTCAAGGCCCTGACCCATCCCTTCACCTACAACGATCTGGACAGCCTGAAGGCCCTGCTGGACGCCCATCCGGGCGAGTTCGCCGCCGTGATCCTCGAACCCATGAACGTCCAGTACCCCAAAGCCGGCTTCCTGGAAGGGGTCGCCGAACTGAGCCGCCGCCACGGCGCCCTCTTGGTCTTCGACGAGACCATCACCGGCTTTCGCTTCCACCTGGGCGGCGCCCAGGCGCTGTTCGGGGTGACCCCGGATCTGGCCACCTTCGGCAAGGGCATGGCCAACGGCTTTCCCTTGTCGGCCATCGTCGGCAAGGCCGAGGTCATGGCCCGCATGCACGACATCTTCTTCTCAGGCACCTTCGGCGGCGAAACCCTGTCCCTGGCCGCCGCCAAGGCCACCATCGGCAAGCTGGAGCGCCTGGACGGGCCGGCGCGCCTGGCCAGCCTGGGACAAAGGCTGCTCGACGGCCTTGAAGGGCTGATCGCCGAGCACCGCCTCGAAGGGCTGGTGTCCACCAGCGGCCACCCCAGTTGGTCCTTCCTGCACCTGACACCCAAGCGCTACAGCGTGCTGGAACTCAAGAGCCTGCTGCTCCAGGAGCTTATCGAGCGCGGCTTCCTCACCCTCGGCACCCACAACCTCAACCTCTGCCACACCGAAGCCGACATCGACGCCCTACTGGCGGCCTATGCCGAGGTGTTGCCGCTGCTGGCGGAGGTGGAAGCCAAGGGCACCCTCGAACGCCACTTCCGCGGCCAGTTTCTGGAGCCGGTGTTCAAGGTCCGCTGA
- a CDS encoding glycosyltransferase family protein: MILAILQARMSSSRLPGKVMADILGMPMIGRQLERLARCRNIDKLLVATSTDESDDPLADWLAHEGIAFYRGDLKDVLGRFAAAARPYQPSQVVRLTADCPLADPQVIDQLIAQHLAGGFDYSSNCWDPSFPDGLDAEILSYDWLKRLDAQAQAPMEREHVTYYFRSHEQEIHRGELRREPPRAELRLTVDNPEDLALVRAIYQALYPGNPQFTTEDVVAFLDAHPALAQSNQHLERNAGSQTKE; encoded by the coding sequence ATGATCCTCGCCATTTTGCAGGCCCGCATGAGTTCGAGCCGACTGCCCGGCAAGGTGATGGCGGATATCCTCGGCATGCCCATGATAGGGCGGCAATTGGAACGTCTGGCCCGCTGCCGCAACATAGACAAACTGCTGGTGGCCACCAGCACCGACGAGAGCGACGATCCCTTGGCGGATTGGCTAGCGCATGAGGGCATTGCCTTTTACCGCGGCGACCTCAAGGACGTGCTGGGCCGCTTTGCGGCGGCGGCGCGCCCCTACCAGCCCAGCCAAGTAGTGAGGCTGACCGCCGATTGTCCCTTGGCCGACCCCCAGGTGATAGACCAGCTGATCGCCCAACATCTGGCTGGCGGCTTCGACTACTCCAGCAACTGCTGGGACCCGAGCTTCCCAGACGGCCTGGATGCGGAAATACTCAGCTACGACTGGCTCAAACGCCTCGATGCCCAGGCCCAGGCGCCCATGGAGCGCGAACATGTCACCTACTATTTCCGCAGCCATGAGCAGGAGATCCACAGGGGCGAGCTCAGGCGGGAGCCCCCCCGGGCCGAACTGCGGCTGACGGTGGACAACCCGGAAGATCTGGCGCTGGTACGCGCCATCTACCAGGCCCTCTACCCGGGCAATCCCCAGTTCACCACCGAGGATGTGGTCGCCTTTCTCGACGCCCACCCCGCCTTGGCACAGAGTAACCAACATCTGGAACGTAACGCCGGCAGCCAGACCAAGGAGTAG
- a CDS encoding GNAT family N-acetyltransferase, whose product MDNNYFLTSPRIGLREILPSDLGPRYQGWLHDPEVNRFLETRYHPWSLQAMNRFVERLDGQLDEQLFAICWRETDLHIGNIKLGPINWQHRRADISLFIGDKEHWGKGVATETIALICEHAFITLNLNRVQAGAYCENHASIKAFEKCGFLLEGRRSQYVQVAGKGMDLVLLGLTADGFWERCR is encoded by the coding sequence ATGGACAATAACTATTTTCTGACCAGCCCCCGCATCGGCCTTCGCGAGATCCTCCCGAGCGATCTGGGGCCGCGTTACCAGGGCTGGTTGCATGACCCCGAGGTCAACCGTTTCCTGGAGACCCGCTATCATCCCTGGTCGCTCCAGGCCATGAACCGTTTCGTCGAACGCCTCGACGGCCAGCTTGACGAACAGCTCTTTGCCATCTGCTGGCGAGAGACCGATCTGCACATCGGCAACATCAAACTTGGCCCCATTAATTGGCAGCACAGGCGCGCCGACATCAGTCTGTTCATCGGCGACAAGGAGCATTGGGGCAAAGGGGTGGCCACGGAAACCATAGCCTTGATATGCGAGCATGCCTTCATCACCCTCAACCTCAACAGGGTACAAGCCGGCGCCTACTGCGAGAATCACGCTTCCATCAAGGCCTTCGAAAAATGCGGTTTCCTTCTCGAAGGCCGACGCAGCCAGTATGTGCAGGTGGCAGGCAAAGGCATGGACTTGGTACTGCTGGGACTGACAGCCGACGGGTTTTGGGAGCGCTGCCGATGA